From Thermus albus, one genomic window encodes:
- a CDS encoding AMP-binding protein, with amino-acid sequence MEPVWHPKPEEAQATWLFRFMEALGFQDYEAFYRYSVEEPEDFYGQFFTHLGIPWRHPYQRVIAGGFPLPRFFPGGRLNLVEAALRHEPTALALIHETEEGGVRTLTYGELLQEVERVAAGLRALGVERGDRVGLWFPMGLEAAILLLATSWIGAIAIPIFSGYAAEAAAVRLKDAKAKLLAVQDGFFRRGKRVELLYEARKAQALAETETLLVVRRLGLPLQTKEVDYETLGGEAFPPEEMESMDPFMLIYTSGTTGRPKGTVHYHAGFPLKAALDLALLFDLREGDRLFWFTDLGWMMGPWAILGGLILGATVFLYDGAPDYPGPERLWRMVEAHRLTHLGLSPTLVRALIPLGEEPIRAHDLSSLRVLGSTGEPWNLEPYLWFFRVVGEEKRPIVNYSGGTEVSGGILGNVLLKPIKPMGFNTPVPGMAAAVLDEEGKPAVGKVGELAVLKPWPGMTKGFWQDEARYLDTYFARFPGVWVHGDLALQDEEGHFFILGRSDDTLKVAGKRVGPAEVETAAIAHPALRECAAIGVPHPVKGEAIVLFGVLKPGYTPTPELAQAVADRVAESLGKPLKPERVLFVPDLPKTRNAKVMRRVVRAVYLGQDPGDLSALENPEAVEAIRQAAQGG; translated from the coding sequence ATGGAACCCGTCTGGCACCCCAAGCCGGAAGAAGCCCAGGCCACCTGGCTATTCCGCTTCATGGAGGCCCTGGGCTTCCAAGACTACGAGGCCTTTTACCGCTACAGCGTGGAGGAGCCCGAGGACTTTTACGGGCAGTTCTTCACCCACCTGGGCATACCCTGGCGCCACCCCTACCAACGGGTGATCGCGGGCGGCTTCCCCCTCCCCCGCTTCTTCCCGGGGGGGCGGCTCAACCTGGTGGAGGCCGCCCTCCGCCACGAGCCCACCGCCTTAGCCCTCATCCACGAGACCGAGGAGGGCGGGGTGCGCACCCTCACCTATGGGGAGCTTTTGCAGGAGGTGGAAAGGGTGGCGGCAGGGCTTAGGGCCCTGGGCGTGGAGCGGGGCGACCGGGTGGGCCTTTGGTTCCCCATGGGCCTCGAGGCGGCCATCCTCCTTCTGGCCACCAGCTGGATCGGGGCCATCGCCATCCCCATCTTCTCCGGATACGCCGCCGAGGCGGCGGCGGTGCGGCTTAAAGACGCCAAGGCCAAGCTCCTTGCGGTGCAGGACGGCTTCTTTAGGCGGGGGAAAAGGGTGGAGCTCCTTTACGAGGCCCGTAAAGCCCAAGCCCTGGCGGAGACGGAAACCCTACTGGTGGTGCGCAGGCTGGGCCTCCCCTTGCAAACCAAAGAGGTGGACTACGAAACCCTTGGGGGCGAGGCCTTTCCCCCGGAGGAGATGGAGAGCATGGACCCCTTCATGCTCATCTACACCTCGGGCACCACCGGCCGCCCCAAGGGCACCGTGCACTACCATGCGGGCTTTCCCCTCAAGGCGGCTTTGGACCTGGCCCTTCTCTTTGACCTTAGGGAGGGGGACCGGCTTTTCTGGTTCACCGACCTGGGCTGGATGATGGGCCCCTGGGCCATCCTGGGGGGGCTCATCCTGGGGGCCACGGTCTTCCTCTACGACGGAGCCCCGGACTACCCGGGGCCGGAAAGGCTATGGCGGATGGTGGAGGCCCACCGCCTCACCCACCTGGGCCTCTCCCCCACCCTGGTGCGGGCCCTGATTCCCTTAGGGGAGGAACCCATAAGGGCCCATGACCTCTCCTCCTTGCGGGTCCTAGGCTCCACGGGGGAACCCTGGAACTTGGAGCCCTACCTTTGGTTCTTCCGCGTGGTGGGGGAGGAAAAGCGGCCCATCGTGAACTACTCGGGGGGAACCGAGGTTTCCGGGGGCATCCTGGGGAACGTTCTCCTTAAGCCCATCAAGCCCATGGGCTTTAACACCCCGGTGCCGGGGATGGCCGCAGCGGTGCTGGACGAGGAAGGAAAGCCCGCCGTGGGCAAGGTGGGGGAACTGGCCGTGCTCAAGCCCTGGCCCGGCATGACCAAGGGCTTTTGGCAGGACGAGGCCCGCTATTTGGACACCTACTTCGCCCGCTTCCCCGGGGTCTGGGTCCACGGGGACCTGGCCCTTCAGGACGAGGAAGGCCACTTCTTCATCCTGGGCCGGAGCGACGACACCCTAAAGGTGGCGGGCAAAAGGGTGGGGCCAGCCGAGGTGGAAACCGCCGCCATCGCCCACCCCGCCCTTAGGGAATGCGCCGCCATTGGCGTACCCCATCCGGTGAAGGGAGAAGCCATCGTCCTTTTTGGCGTGTTGAAGCCGGGTTATACCCCCACCCCTGAGCTCGCCCAGGCGGTAGCCGACCGGGTGGCGGAGTCCTTAGGTAAACCCTTAAAGCCGGAAAGGGTTCTTTTCGTCCCCGACCTCCCCAAGACCCGCAACGCCAAGGTGATGCGCCGGGTGGTGCGGGCCGTCTACCTGGGCCAGGACCCCGGGGACCTTTCCGCCCTGGAAAACCCCGAGGCGGTGGAGGCCATCCGTCAGGCGGCCCAAGGAGGCTAG
- a CDS encoding serine/threonine-protein kinase: MTSLKRKDFRLRMLLGLGQTAQVYLAEAPDGQKVALKLPRKEVRQDPKLAERFAREVSLSLSLKHPHLVQGLYGVPFGEEAFLALEYLGKGTLEDLLLQQPLPREEATKALLQVGEALLFLHQKGLIHQDVKPSNVFLGHGVYKLGDLGTVRPLEEASAEYAGSPHYLAPELFLGAKPSPKSDAYSFGIMAYELLTGRRPFRGETLEDLRNAHLLLPPPPTSLPPRLDRALRRLLAKKPEERLDLKDFLEVLKNPQSPKTEAPRAKRKGPLFWRK; this comes from the coding sequence TTGACTAGCCTGAAGCGCAAGGATTTCCGCCTAAGGATGCTTTTAGGCCTGGGCCAGACCGCCCAGGTCTACCTGGCGGAGGCTCCCGACGGGCAGAAGGTGGCCCTGAAGCTTCCCCGCAAGGAAGTGCGCCAGGACCCCAAGCTGGCGGAACGCTTCGCCCGGGAGGTTTCCCTTAGCCTCTCCCTGAAGCACCCCCACCTGGTCCAGGGACTTTACGGGGTGCCCTTCGGCGAGGAGGCCTTTTTGGCCCTGGAGTACCTGGGGAAGGGGACCCTCGAGGACCTCCTCCTGCAGCAGCCCCTTCCCCGGGAAGAGGCCACCAAGGCCCTCCTCCAGGTGGGGGAGGCCCTTCTCTTCCTGCACCAAAAGGGCCTGATCCACCAGGATGTGAAGCCCTCCAACGTGTTCCTGGGCCACGGGGTGTACAAGCTTGGGGACCTGGGCACCGTCCGCCCTTTGGAGGAGGCCAGCGCGGAGTATGCGGGAAGCCCCCACTACCTGGCCCCCGAGCTTTTCCTGGGGGCCAAGCCCAGCCCCAAGAGCGACGCCTACAGCTTCGGGATCATGGCCTATGAACTCCTCACAGGAAGGCGCCCCTTCCGGGGAGAAACCTTGGAGGATCTGCGCAACGCCCATCTCCTCCTTCCCCCTCCCCCCACCTCCCTGCCCCCGAGGCTGGATAGGGCCCTAAGGCGGCTTCTGGCCAAAAAGCCCGAGGAGCGGCTGGACCTTAAGGACTTCTTGGAAGTGCTGAAAAACCCCCAAAGCCCCAAAACCGAGGCGCCTCGAGCCAAGCGCAAGGGGCCCCTCTTCTGGAGGAAATAG
- a CDS encoding metal-dependent hydrolase, which produces MLEIRYLGHSAVWLSDGKTKVVIDPFLTGNPLAPVGVGEVQADLILVTHAHGDHFGDAVALSKKGGTVVSTFEIATYAEKHGAKSLPMNIGGTYRFPGGWLKWFPAWHSSSFPDGTYGGMPMGVVVELGGKRIYHAGDTALFSDMRLIGELGLDLAFLPIGDHFTMGPEDALKALELLKPKRVVPIHYNTFPPIKQDGEAFTARAKEKGVEGHALKPGGVLVLD; this is translated from the coding sequence ATGCTGGAGATCCGGTATCTGGGCCACTCGGCGGTGTGGCTTTCCGACGGCAAGACCAAGGTGGTCATCGATCCCTTCCTCACCGGGAACCCCCTGGCCCCGGTGGGGGTGGGGGAGGTCCAGGCGGACCTGATCCTGGTCACCCACGCCCACGGGGACCATTTTGGCGACGCCGTGGCCCTCTCCAAGAAAGGGGGTACGGTGGTTTCCACCTTTGAGATCGCCACCTACGCGGAGAAACACGGGGCCAAGAGCCTGCCCATGAACATCGGGGGCACCTACCGTTTCCCCGGAGGGTGGCTGAAATGGTTCCCCGCCTGGCACTCCAGCAGCTTCCCCGACGGCACCTACGGGGGGATGCCCATGGGGGTGGTGGTGGAGCTTGGGGGCAAGCGCATCTACCACGCCGGGGACACGGCCCTCTTCTCCGACATGCGCCTCATCGGGGAGCTGGGCCTGGACCTGGCCTTTTTGCCCATCGGGGATCACTTCACCATGGGGCCGGAAGACGCCCTGAAGGCCCTGGAGCTTCTCAAACCCAAGCGGGTGGTGCCCATCCACTACAACACCTTCCCCCCCATCAAACAGGACGGGGAGGCCTTTACGGCCCGGGCTAAGGAGAAGGGCGTGGAAGGCCACGCCTTGAAGCCGGGAGGGGTGTTGGTCCTTGACTAG
- a CDS encoding DUF3809 family protein, with translation MKARLRFALNGHLPEGLPLELRLEGEELRGVLRQENPVLGEVVLPFASRLEGEYLKALPLPPPSLRIEGRMRAQGSAVELELELELILPEGQSWGERAFARILELLFFKGLERSLPQAALSPV, from the coding sequence ATGAAGGCCAGGCTCCGGTTTGCCCTTAACGGCCACCTTCCCGAGGGCCTGCCCCTGGAGCTCCGCCTTGAAGGGGAGGAGCTACGGGGGGTCTTGCGGCAGGAAAACCCCGTTTTGGGGGAGGTGGTCCTGCCCTTCGCCTCGAGGCTCGAGGGGGAGTACCTAAAGGCCCTCCCCCTCCCTCCGCCCTCCCTGAGGATCGAGGGGCGGATGCGCGCCCAGGGGTCCGCGGTGGAGCTGGAGCTTGAGCTGGAACTTATCCTACCTGAGGGCCAAAGCTGGGGCGAACGGGCGTTTGCCAGGATCCTGGAACTCCTCTTCTTTAAAGGCCTGGAACGCTCTCTTCCCCAGGCGGCCCTTTCTCCGGTATAG
- a CDS encoding DUF3248 domain-containing protein: MEKDLWEALGQHLVWRIGRAEEEEVLVVRVGLASATPRFRELPRLLNIPDTEMARLAKEGRVRVEWVEG; this comes from the coding sequence GTGGAGAAGGACCTGTGGGAAGCCCTGGGCCAGCACCTGGTCTGGCGCATCGGCCGGGCGGAGGAAGAGGAGGTCCTGGTGGTGCGGGTGGGCCTAGCCTCGGCCACGCCCCGCTTCCGGGAACTACCAAGGCTTTTGAACATCCCCGACACCGAGATGGCCCGCCTGGCTAAGGAAGGCCGGGTGCGGGTGGAGTGGGTGGAAGGATGA
- a CDS encoding class I SAM-dependent rRNA methyltransferase — protein MRILVNERGAQRLLARHLWVFRRDVLSGPAEPGLYPVYWGKRFLALALFNPQSDLSVRAFRFRPAQDPAEALLLNLQKAFARRLPALEGEPEGGFRLVHAEGDFLPGLVVDYYAGHMVLQATAHAWEPLLPRVAEALKPLGKSLLAKNDAKARELEGLPLYVRPLFGQVPPAATVKEGQIRYRVDLTGGQKTGAYLDQRDNRILMERFRGERALDVFSYAGSFGLHLALGFQEVISVDSSREALRQAEENARLNGLSLKTVEANAFDYLRALEKAGERFDLVVLDPPAFAKGKKDLERAYRAYKEVNLRAIKLLGEGGLLATSSCSHHLTEPLFYQMLTEAAQDAHRSLRVVEKRGQGWDHPILLNHPETHYLKFALLEVL, from the coding sequence GTGCGGATTCTCGTCAACGAAAGGGGGGCCCAGCGCCTTCTCGCCCGGCACCTCTGGGTGTTTCGCCGCGACGTCCTCTCAGGACCTGCCGAACCCGGGCTCTACCCCGTCTACTGGGGCAAGCGCTTCCTGGCCCTAGCCCTTTTCAACCCGCAAAGCGACCTAAGCGTCCGGGCCTTCCGCTTTCGCCCCGCCCAGGATCCGGCGGAGGCGCTTCTTTTGAACCTGCAAAAGGCTTTCGCCCGGCGCCTTCCGGCCTTGGAAGGGGAGCCCGAGGGAGGCTTCCGCCTGGTCCACGCAGAAGGGGACTTCCTGCCGGGTTTGGTGGTGGACTATTACGCGGGCCACATGGTCCTCCAGGCTACGGCCCATGCCTGGGAACCCCTCCTGCCCCGGGTGGCCGAGGCCCTTAAGCCCCTAGGCAAAAGCCTTTTGGCCAAAAACGATGCCAAGGCCCGGGAGCTGGAGGGCCTACCCCTCTACGTGCGGCCCCTTTTTGGCCAGGTGCCTCCGGCAGCTACGGTGAAGGAAGGCCAGATCCGCTACCGGGTGGACCTCACCGGGGGCCAGAAGACGGGCGCCTACCTGGACCAACGGGACAACCGGATTCTAATGGAAAGGTTCCGTGGAGAAAGGGCCTTGGACGTGTTCAGCTATGCGGGAAGCTTTGGCCTGCACCTGGCCCTGGGCTTCCAAGAGGTGATCAGCGTGGACAGTTCCCGCGAGGCCCTAAGGCAAGCGGAGGAGAACGCCAGGCTGAATGGGCTCTCCCTCAAGACCGTGGAGGCCAACGCCTTTGACTACCTGAGGGCTTTGGAAAAGGCGGGGGAACGGTTTGACCTGGTCGTGCTGGACCCACCCGCCTTCGCCAAGGGGAAAAAGGATCTGGAAAGGGCCTACCGGGCTTACAAGGAGGTGAACCTCCGGGCCATCAAGCTCCTTGGGGAAGGGGGCCTCCTGGCCACCAGCAGCTGCAGCCACCACCTCACCGAGCCCCTCTTCTACCAAATGCTCACCGAGGCGGCCCAGGACGCCCACCGCAGCCTAAGGGTCGTGGAGAAACGCGGGCAGGGGTGGGACCATCCCATCCTCCTCAACCATCCCGAAACCCACTACCTGAAGTTCGCCCTCCTAGAAGTTCTTTGA
- a CDS encoding V-type ATPase subunit subunit G family protein, which produces MGGLGLIKSLAEKERELLARLEAAKKEAEALVQQAEAEARALLQKAEAEAKALEAEYREREAKETEAILARYRAQAEAEAKAVKEKAGGRLEEAVALVLKEVLP; this is translated from the coding sequence ATGGGAGGCCTGGGACTTATCAAGAGCCTGGCGGAAAAGGAAAGGGAGCTACTGGCCCGCCTAGAGGCTGCGAAGAAGGAGGCTGAGGCCCTGGTGCAGCAGGCTGAGGCGGAGGCCAGGGCCCTTTTGCAGAAGGCGGAGGCCGAGGCCAAAGCCCTGGAGGCCGAATACCGGGAACGGGAGGCCAAGGAAACCGAGGCCATTCTGGCCCGCTACCGGGCCCAGGCGGAGGCTGAGGCCAAGGCGGTCAAGGAAAAGGCAGGGGGCCGGTTGGAGGAGGCTGTGGCCCTGGTCCTGAAGGAGGTCTTGCCGTGA
- a CDS encoding V-type ATP synthase subunit I, whose protein sequence is MIAPMEKLVLAGPKAKAQELLQSLQQAGVVHLEPLRVEELGEYKLSPEEREELRRWEGVAAGAEHTLALLGREVEASRPFPDGLEAAEKALAPIQAHAEGLARQRQELEEELSLAQAYLEPLEKLAAMAQGLDRSPFFRVVPFLVTEKELPLVEEALKKALEDQFILASEPYSKGVAGLLLVHRKDLEAAKAALSRAGVAELRLPGAYGNLSLGEATRRLKERAEAAPKELSEVRQALYKLAQEATSTLQSLWTRAKDEAARLKALEELASGRFGFALLGYVPVKAKGRVEEALARHKDQVIYAFEPVDEHHEADRVPVALDNPSWVKPFELLVSFLNTPKYGSLDPTPVVPIFFPFWFGMIVGDIGYALLFLLLGRWLSGFVKRNEPLVIDLFALKLKPAVIGKLVYILNWMVFWTVVWGFIYGEFFGTFLEHLGVFGTPEHPGLIPILIPRMDTAKTANLLILLSVAFGVVMVLWGLALRAYLGLKHRHMSHFWEGVGYLGGLLGILALAAGYLGNLKAGWLSGLMYLGFGVFLLSVLMSRIWLMIPEIFTQAGHILSHIRIYAVGAAGGILAGLLTDVGFALAERIGLLGVLLGILVAAVLHLLILLLTTLGHMLQPIRLIWVEFFTKFGFYEENGRPYRPFKSVRETL, encoded by the coding sequence GTGATCGCCCCCATGGAGAAGCTGGTCCTGGCCGGTCCCAAGGCCAAGGCCCAGGAGCTTCTCCAAAGCCTGCAGCAGGCGGGGGTGGTCCACCTGGAACCCCTTCGGGTGGAGGAGCTTGGGGAGTACAAACTTTCCCCGGAGGAGCGGGAGGAGCTGAGGCGCTGGGAAGGGGTGGCGGCGGGGGCCGAGCACACCCTGGCCCTTCTGGGCCGGGAAGTGGAGGCCTCTAGGCCATTCCCCGATGGCCTGGAGGCGGCCGAAAAGGCCCTGGCTCCCATTCAGGCCCATGCCGAGGGCCTGGCCCGGCAGAGGCAGGAGCTGGAAGAGGAGCTTTCCCTGGCCCAGGCCTACCTGGAGCCCTTGGAGAAGCTGGCCGCCATGGCCCAGGGCTTGGACCGAAGCCCCTTCTTCCGGGTGGTGCCCTTTTTGGTTACGGAGAAGGAGCTTCCCCTGGTGGAAGAAGCCCTGAAGAAGGCCCTGGAGGACCAGTTTATCCTGGCCAGCGAGCCCTATTCCAAAGGGGTGGCTGGGCTTTTGTTGGTGCACCGGAAGGACCTCGAGGCGGCCAAGGCGGCCCTTTCCCGGGCTGGGGTGGCGGAGTTGCGCCTCCCTGGTGCTTACGGCAACCTTTCCCTAGGCGAGGCCACCCGCCGGTTGAAGGAGCGGGCCGAGGCGGCCCCCAAGGAGCTTTCCGAGGTGCGGCAGGCCCTTTACAAGCTGGCCCAGGAGGCGACTTCCACCCTGCAAAGCCTCTGGACGCGGGCCAAGGACGAGGCGGCTCGGTTGAAAGCCTTAGAGGAGCTAGCCTCCGGCCGGTTTGGGTTTGCCCTTTTGGGCTATGTGCCGGTGAAGGCGAAGGGGCGGGTGGAGGAGGCCTTGGCCCGGCACAAGGACCAGGTGATCTACGCCTTTGAGCCGGTGGACGAGCACCACGAGGCCGATAGGGTACCCGTGGCCCTGGACAACCCCTCTTGGGTCAAGCCCTTTGAGCTTTTGGTGAGCTTCCTCAACACCCCTAAGTACGGCTCCTTGGACCCTACCCCGGTGGTGCCCATCTTCTTCCCCTTCTGGTTTGGCATGATCGTGGGGGACATAGGGTATGCCCTTCTTTTCCTGCTCCTCGGGCGCTGGCTTTCCGGGTTCGTGAAGCGGAACGAGCCTTTGGTGATAGACCTTTTTGCCCTCAAGCTCAAACCTGCGGTTATCGGTAAGCTGGTCTACATCCTGAACTGGATGGTGTTCTGGACCGTGGTTTGGGGCTTCATCTACGGGGAGTTCTTCGGCACCTTTTTGGAGCACCTGGGGGTGTTTGGTACCCCCGAGCATCCTGGCCTCATCCCCATCCTCATCCCCCGCATGGACACCGCCAAGACCGCCAACCTCCTCATCCTGCTTTCCGTGGCTTTCGGGGTGGTCATGGTCCTCTGGGGCCTGGCTCTACGGGCTTACCTGGGCCTCAAGCACCGCCACATGAGCCATTTCTGGGAGGGTGTGGGGTACCTGGGGGGGCTTTTGGGCATCCTGGCCTTGGCGGCGGGATACCTGGGTAACCTTAAGGCCGGGTGGCTTTCCGGCCTCATGTACCTGGGCTTTGGCGTCTTCTTGCTTTCCGTTCTCATGAGCCGCATCTGGCTTATGATCCCGGAGATCTTCACCCAGGCCGGGCACATCCTCTCCCACATCCGTATCTATGCGGTGGGGGCTGCCGGGGGTATTCTGGCGGGCCTTCTTACGGATGTGGGCTTCGCCCTGGCGGAGCGGATTGGGCTTCTGGGGGTGCTTTTGGGGATCCTGGTGGCGGCGGTGTTGCACCTTCTTATCCTTCTTCTCACCACCTTAGGCCACATGCTCCAGCCCATCCGTCTTATCTGGGTGGAGTTCTTCACCAAGTTCGGTTTCTATGAGGAGAACGGCAGGCCTTACCGGCCGTTCAAGAGCGTCCGCGAGACGCTTTAG
- a CDS encoding ATP synthase subunit K has translation MKKLLVTVLVAVFGALALAAEEAAASGGLDRGLIAVGMGLAVGLAALGTGVAQARIGAAGVGAIAEDRSNFGTALIFLLLPETLVIFGLLIAFILNGKL, from the coding sequence ATGAAGAAGCTTCTGGTTACGGTTCTGGTAGCGGTTTTCGGCGCTTTGGCTTTGGCGGCGGAGGAGGCGGCGGCTTCCGGCGGTTTGGACCGAGGCCTTATCGCCGTGGGCATGGGCCTGGCGGTGGGCTTGGCGGCTTTGGGCACCGGCGTGGCCCAGGCCCGCATCGGTGCCGCGGGCGTGGGGGCCATCGCCGAGGACCGGAGCAACTTCGGTACCGCCCTGATCTTCCTCCTCTTGCCGGAAACCTTGGTGATCTTCGGCCTTCTCATCGCCTTTATCCTTAACGGCAAGCTGTAA
- a CDS encoding V-type ATP synthase subunit E, translating to MSKLEAILSQEVEAEIQAVLAEAKAKAESQVAEARAKAEGLLSAKKRALEASLQAALRRAESAGELLLATARTEAKGEVLARVREKVQEALMALPGSPDWPGVLRKLAEEALAALGEPEALASHPENLPHLEGLARERGLELREDPALRLGVRAVGKGGRTQVENALLSRLERAWDALSSKVAQVVWG from the coding sequence ATGTCCAAACTGGAAGCCATTTTGAGCCAGGAGGTGGAGGCGGAGATCCAGGCCGTGCTTGCGGAGGCCAAGGCCAAGGCGGAGAGCCAGGTCGCCGAGGCCAGGGCCAAGGCCGAAGGCTTGCTTTCCGCCAAGAAGCGGGCCCTCGAGGCCAGCCTGCAAGCCGCCCTTCGCCGGGCCGAAAGCGCCGGGGAGCTCCTCCTGGCCACAGCCCGTACCGAGGCCAAGGGGGAGGTACTGGCCCGGGTGAGGGAAAAGGTGCAGGAGGCCCTTATGGCCCTACCGGGTAGCCCCGATTGGCCAGGGGTTTTGCGGAAGCTGGCGGAGGAGGCCCTTGCGGCCTTGGGCGAGCCCGAGGCCTTGGCTTCCCATCCCGAAAACCTTCCCCACCTCGAGGGTCTGGCGCGGGAGCGGGGCCTGGAACTCCGGGAGGATCCCGCCTTGCGCCTTGGGGTAAGGGCCGTCGGCAAGGGGGGCAGGACCCAGGTGGAAAACGCTCTGCTAAGCCGTTTGGAACGGGCCTGGGATGCCCTTTCCTCCAAGGTGGCCCAGGTGGTGTGGGGCTAG
- a CDS encoding V-type ATPase subunit, with product MADDFGYLNARVRARRSTLLKESFFQEALDLSYPDFLRLLSESVYGQDLAGQGLPDVDRAVALTQARLVGDLAGLVTGEAREAVRLLLLRNDLTNLQALLRAKATGKPFEEIALLPGTLKETLWRQAYEAQDAAGMAQVLSVPGHPLARALRAVLRETQDLSRVEALLAKRFFEDVAKASKALEEPALRDHLAFEVDAENLRTAFKLQGQDVPVESVFIRGGRFVDRVRFARLLEGDYAVLDELAGTPFAPLSGVRDLKELERRLRCVLLKEARKGASDPLGVGLVLAYVREREWEAMRLRLLARRAYFGLPRAQVEEEVVCE from the coding sequence ATGGCGGACGACTTCGGCTACCTAAACGCCCGGGTGCGGGCCAGGAGGAGTACCCTTCTCAAGGAGAGCTTTTTCCAGGAGGCCCTGGACCTTTCCTACCCGGATTTCCTGCGCCTTCTTTCCGAGAGCGTCTACGGTCAGGACCTGGCTGGCCAGGGCCTCCCGGATGTGGACCGGGCGGTAGCCCTTACCCAGGCCCGGTTGGTGGGGGATCTGGCGGGCTTGGTCACGGGGGAGGCCCGGGAGGCGGTCCGGCTTCTCCTCCTAAGGAATGACCTTACCAACCTGCAGGCCCTCCTCCGGGCCAAGGCTACGGGCAAGCCCTTTGAGGAGATAGCCCTCTTGCCCGGCACCCTCAAGGAAACCCTTTGGCGGCAGGCTTACGAGGCCCAGGATGCCGCCGGGATGGCCCAGGTTTTGTCGGTACCAGGCCATCCCTTGGCCCGGGCCTTGAGGGCGGTTTTGCGGGAAACCCAGGACCTTTCCCGGGTGGAGGCCCTTTTGGCCAAGCGCTTCTTTGAGGATGTGGCCAAGGCCTCCAAGGCCCTGGAGGAGCCGGCCTTGCGGGACCACCTGGCCTTCGAGGTGGACGCCGAGAACCTGCGCACTGCCTTTAAGCTCCAGGGGCAGGACGTGCCGGTGGAAAGCGTCTTTATCCGGGGTGGGCGCTTCGTGGACCGGGTGCGCTTCGCCCGGCTCCTGGAGGGGGATTACGCCGTCTTGGACGAGCTGGCGGGCACGCCCTTTGCTCCTTTGTCCGGCGTGCGGGACCTAAAGGAGCTGGAAAGGCGGCTAAGGTGCGTCCTCCTTAAGGAGGCCAGGAAGGGGGCTTCGGATCCCCTAGGGGTGGGCCTGGTCCTGGCCTACGTGAGGGAAAGGGAGTGGGAGGCCATGCGGCTTAGGCTGCTGGCTCGGCGGGCCTACTTCGGGCTTCCCCGGGCTCAGGTGGAGGAGGAGGTGGTCTGCGAATGA
- a CDS encoding V-type ATP synthase subunit F, whose protein sequence is MAVIADPESAQGFRLAGLEAHAAASPEEAKARLESLVQAGGYALVAVDSGLLPEPEKAVERLMRGKDLPVLLPFAGLRDAFQNPDVEGYMRELVRRTIGFDIKL, encoded by the coding sequence GTGGCGGTGATCGCCGATCCCGAATCGGCCCAGGGCTTCCGCCTGGCGGGCCTCGAGGCCCATGCGGCCGCCTCCCCCGAGGAGGCCAAGGCCAGGCTGGAGTCCCTGGTGCAGGCTGGGGGGTATGCCCTGGTGGCCGTGGACAGCGGGCTTCTTCCCGAGCCGGAAAAGGCAGTGGAGAGGCTCATGCGGGGCAAGGACCTCCCCGTGCTCCTTCCCTTTGCGGGCTTGAGGGACGCCTTCCAAAACCCCGATGTGGAGGGGTACATGCGGGAGTTGGTGCGAAGGACCATAGGCTTTGACATCAAGCTGTAG